ATAGTTTGGGAGGACTGTAAGCGCTTTGGAATTCATGATAAGCAAGgcagcatttaaaaatgtatgaattagatttttattcattgcttGTGAACCACTGACTCATCAAATATAAGGGTGTAATTACAACACTTTCATTCTTCAGATGGgtttattgttttgcattttctcatTTCCCTTGCTACCAATACAATGCATATGAAATGATCACAACTCAAACACCCAGAACCAGTGTTTGTTGTGCAGTTTGCGCCCCCTGCTGGTAACAAATCACTAGAAATACTTACAGTAACCAATCAGACAAGCAAAGCATACATCTGTTCATCACATTTTACTAGTTAGAAAAGTTAAAGACCTTAGAATAGCATTAGGTTTCCTCCATGCAAGTGCTATGATCACACTACAGTAGGATATGTCTAAATACCTTTCAACTTTAAGTAAGGCCTACAGTGGTGTTATTTTGACAAATGTTTAAAAGGCCATCCACACAATCATTTCATCCTGCAATAATATCACTTATGCATCTCCTTCTCCACTCACCTTTTTCAACAATCATCATATTTTTCTGGTCATATGCCTTGCCACAGTTTTATACATTTCAACACTGAACACATCATTGAAGCCTCTAATAATAGTGCGCCTTTTCAAACTGAGAATACTGATGTCAGCCAAAAGGCTTGAAAACATTTGTCAGTTTTGTGAGAGTACCATCATCATGTAAGGAGCAAACGTATATCACTTGACAGCGACGGACTCCAGCCACCTCAACACCTCTTGGAGTCCCTGCCCAGAGCGAGCACTGAGTTCTAGTGTTGTGATTGGCTGAGTGGCAGATGCAATAATGTCATCTATCCGGAACAGGGACTTTATTTCAATAAGGCTCATAATGCAAGGCATGTCCCTGGAAGAAGTTGAAatgaaaaatcagaaaaatacacaatggTATGAAGAGCTGCAAATTTATGGTATGTAATGTATAGGGATGTGTATGCTGGGAACATCACCTCTTGTTGAAGAGAATAAGCACAGAGGCATTGCGCAGAGGCTCAGCTGAAAGTActgacagcagctggatacaggAAGAGGATACCTGAGCAATGTTGGCAGAATCCACCATGAACTATGCGAAAACAGACAAAGATAGAAAGATTCAGTCAAATAACCTAACAGACAATTATTTACCTCTTTCAAATATTGTATACAAAGACCATACGATGACAGAGGAGCAGTCTTTGAAGTAACTGGGCCATATGGGGCCCATGCATCCTCCCAGCTCTCTCACTGTCACTTTCTTCCTTTTCAGCGTCAAGTCCGTCAGATTGGTTCCTACCTGTGGAGGTTTACAGAGATAAGAGACAGGGCTAAGGTGTCACTTCAAAATTGAGGCCGAAAACCTATAACACATTACACTTTTTAGTACTTACAGTAGGAAGAGTTGGAGGAGGTGTCCCCAGTTCACCTAAACCGTGCAAATTGATCAGTAAACAAAATCTGATAGGAAAAATATCCACAGGAGCCAGTGCTGTAAATTTTGGTATTAGCTTTATACACAAGCATATACTGTTTGAAATGTTAGTGTTTTTCTAAGGGGATGAAATTTCAAGGACAGTGTAATAGCCTATAATGTAATCATAAGATCTTATACAACTAATATGCAAGTTTACCGACAGTTTACAGTGATGCAACTGTATTTGTACGCAAATCTGTGGAGAATAACACGGGACTGTATCATGGCGAAATGGTGggaaaaaacatacacaataCCCAGTGTTAGTTATATTAACCACTTAGCTACTACTACACAAGCACCTCGGGCTAAATAAGCTAGCTTGTTAAGCTACCCAGCAGTATTTACTTTCTTCAATTTCTAGCTCGCAATATTCAAATTAGCACAAAGGATATTTTGTAGACGTTTGACTAACAACGTCTTTCCGACACCAGTCGCCCCAAGAAGTAAACACGTTTGTTTGTTGCTCATTTTGGTTTTCCCGAAAAGGCATAGCTAAGGTGTGCTAGCTTGGAGACGATGTGGCCTCGCTTGGCACCATGGCGACTTTCACGTGATCATGATCCGTCGCAGCGATAGGATGAAATACAAATCAATCATGCAGTACTTGTCTCTGATTGGTCACATTGCAAACTATATAAATATAgcggaagaaaaacaaactcatccCCGAACCGAAGTCCTCGTTGGTTTAAGAGACGAAAAACCTCGAAAACGCCCCCTGAACTTCAGGCACGACATTTGCAACGTGTTTATGGCGTTAATCTAACGTACTTATATTTGCACGCTTTTTAAGAAGTAACCATGGAAGCTAAGCTAAAGAAAGAGTTGGGGACTAACATGCTGAAATCGACTGGCCACTCAGGAGGTGGATGTATCAGCGAGGGCCAGAGTTATGATACTGACTTTGGGAGAGTGTTTGTGAAGATAAATCACAAGAGCGAGGTAATTGCTAAttattggtgtttttttcatttgattaatttatttgacTGTAGTAACATTCGCTTAGTTCATCTAAAGCCTTCCATTTGTGCTAATTCATCACCATAAATGAATAGAACATGTTCCAGCAGCTACAGCCTCTGAATGCTATTGTCAGTGGACTTTGTGCAGACAGTGTGGATTAGAGGACAatgcaataatttattttaccaTAATGTGAACATTGAAACGTGTATATCCATGTGCTACTTCACACTAACCCAGAatcttcttttgttttactcAGGCCAAATTAATGTTTGATGGGGAGATGGCCAGTTTGGAAGCCATTGTAAAGACGCAAACTGTAAAAGTCCCCAAGCCCATCAAAGTGATTGAACTGGACAGAGGAGGATGCGCATTTGTGATGGAACATCTAGACATGAAAGGTCTTAGCAAGTAAGAACTCTCCTACACCTTTTTCTATATCAGTGCAGATTTTTGCAAAGGTGCAgcctgtttttttaatcaaacaattcattttttaaCTTCTTTGTGTAGGTACTCAAAGCAGCTAGGAGAGCAGCTGGCAGATATGCATCTTCACAACAAGAGACAGTTGGAAAAATTAGATAAGGAGCAGCAAACTGTGGGTAATTCACTTTAACTTCACTACACCGAAAAAGAAATTAATCCTGCCGTTACCACACTAAATAACAATTCTGTCTCAAGTTTAAACTGAGTTACCTGCTAATTATTTTTTCTATGTATTTGACTACATGCAGGAAAAGGAGCTGGGCAGTCAGAGGTCACTGTTGTGGAAAAATTTGGCTTCGATGGAGTTACATGCTGTGGATATATACCTCaggtaaaatcacacacacacacacacacacacacacacacacacacacacacacacacacacacacaccaacatttTACCCATTTACAAGGAAAACTGGTGTAAACCACTGTCTCTTAGATGTAGTAAATACAGTATACAACATAAGTGAGTACACCCTTGTGCAATATCactaaattgtaaaataattctACATTGTATCACCTTGCAGTAATTTCACTACTTGGAAATTGGACCATAggatatttgctgttatgtaaaataaaaaaaaactataaaagttTAGATTTATAATACTAGAATTACAGACCACACAGTgggaaaataatgcaaaaacgGCAGTATACCTTTCATTACTGGGATAgaaatcttgatttttttcaatacatCATATGTCCACGTTAGGTTTTAATGACAGACTGACCTTCTCTGAATGAAGGATACCAGTGCTGCACAAATTTCTGGAGagatcctctgccattctttagactattttttttagttactcTTTGCTAGAggtgttgtgttgctctgcctttctctttaTGAAGATCCCAGAGGTGTTATGTTGGGTTCAACCCAGGCGACACACTTAGTCAGGTCATagctttcatatttttcttctttagaagctgttgtgttattttggcagtgtgctttggattgttATTGTGTTGGAATTTTATTCCTTTCTGAAGCCTCTGCAAACTGTGATAATCTTTACAACCAGTATTTTATTGCATCCACAGCCATTCATAGTACCATCTACATATTTCATCTCCCTAAACACCTTTTAACTGTACAGTTTTGTACTGAACagcaaagtgtttttctttattgttatttctaGAAGTTGACattattcatgatgtttttgttgtctgagCTGTTTCAGAAACCCTAGTTCCACTGATAACTACTGGGCCACGTGTGAAGCACTGGTCCATCTGCTTTTTAAAGCTAGATTTTGCAAGTAGCGTACTGTCTGTGGCTGCCACTGTGGCTCTATTATGGCTCGTTCCATACCCACTACTGCTGCACCTATGTTTACTTACTTTTAGTTGGTCACCAATTGCTCTGTAATCTTTTCCATTTCTGTGAAGTCATACCATCAAATTTTATAGTTTCTCTGGCACTTCTTTTCCATGTGGTGCCATGATGCaaacatgcagatagacacagccCATAGTTTGAAAGGTGAGAAAGTTATGGTATTCACAGATAATTTTATGACCGTGTTCATGCATTTCGCctaattggaaatcacaggtttACTGAGGTTAGGGTCAGttggggcctgtatttttaatattgcctttctaaagtatttgtttttgattgctCATAAAGCAACTTACTGTACTTAGAAATCAACTTAATAATAATGCAATTGTTGAGAGGTAAtacaattttgagtaatttgaaATGTAAGTGATATTGTACAGGAGTGTACTGACTTCTGATGTACGCTGTATGTGTAGTCTTTAAGTTATTCAGAGTCATCTAAGCAATTCACtgtagatttgtgttttttgttaccTCCCTAGGTAAATGAGTGGCAGGATGACTGGGTGACATTTTACTCCCAGCAGAGGCTGCAGCACCATATTAACTTGGTGGAACAATCGTACGGAGACAGAGAGGCCAGGGAACTATGGGCCAAGCTACAGGTGCACCTTCACTTTGACCCCATCAGAAATTAAATATACTTTGCACAAGTCCCTATGACTGTTTCAGTACTCTGACGTCTTAATGTTCATATTGTGTCTGTTATTTACAGCTGAAGATCCCTCAGTTTTTCTCAGATGTGGAGATTGTCCCTGCTCTCCTCCATGGAGACCTATGGACAGGAAATGTTGCAGAGTCTGCAGATGGTCCAGTCATCTTTGACCCTGCATCCTTCTACGGTCATTCAGAGTTTGAGCTGGGTATAGCTGGTATGTTTGGCAGCTTCAGCAGGTCATTTTATTCTGCTTACCATGAAAAGATTCCTCAGGCACCAGGATTTGCAAAGAGGAACCAGCTTTACCAAATCTTCCACTATCTGAATCACTGGAACCACTTTGGTGGTGGCTACAGAGGCTCTTCAATCAGGGTTATGAAGGACCTACTGAAATAACTGCACTTAACACCAGCTTAGTATTATGTATATATTGCTAATTTGACCAAATAGTGTTGCTAAATGTTGAAAAGACTAAACATTCTAGCCTGCAGTGTTgcattgtaaaaacagaatcaacATAGCAAATACAGatacacagtttttatttttattgaagatTGTGAATGCCTCATGAGACAAGAGCAAATATGCCGAAGTTGGTCTTACAATGAGTATTTTGGTATGCTGCAATTCCTTTCTTAACATATTAATATTTCTAACTGTCTGAATTTGGCCAGACAAAACTATATCACTGTGCAAAGGATGTCTGATTTTTGCAGTGAATGCAATGCCATTAATTATACATTATAATAGCCTGACTAGTAATATCCTCCAGGCAAAATGTCCCTGTATAGCAATAAATCCTTGCAAATCCTTGTCATCCACTGCTTAACAGACATTAAATCCTGAGATGATCCAAAGCGTTTGTCCAACGGCATTTGTTATTTATCCCACATTGAAACAGTAGTGAACTATTCTTCACTGATCAATCACTAATATACATctggcaaacaaacacacacagtccacatatttgttgcttttcttcttttttttcctccatcttcTTATTCTCtgtttcatcttatttttttgatttaatatttatttttcttttaataaacttgattattattatttttaattaagctAGCCTTGATGCTTTGGCCATTTTGTTTACCTGATATTCGTACGAGTAAAGCATACTACATTAAACTGAACTGGGTCAAACTGTATCATATCAACATATCAGCCACTTCAAAGTGTATAATTAAGTAGATGTATATTTTTACTCTGTTGCTATATTAGAACATATTCACTGATTTCATGCTGTGATGTATCCATAGATTTGAGATGTTTTAAGATTTatcctttgtgtttgtttttttttttaacatccagTCAGTTTAATTCTCGGGTCTTGAAACAGATCgtatttccttttaattttaCAGGTCTACGATCACAATACTGTATGAACTTTATTTGAGCTTATGCAATGGTAACGGCAGTGCTAATaaagattagattagattcaactttattgtcatggCATGTAGTGCAATGAAATGGACTTTATAGTCTAACCAGAAGTACAAGAGATGCAGTAAACTTTTTGTGCACTGCAAAATGTGGAATGGCTTAAAGTACAGTATGAATTTGGTAAGATATATACAGTATGAACAGCAGAAGTACTACAAACAGTGCATGTAAGTATGCAAGATATATGAATGTACAAGATGTATATACAATGTATAGTAGGAAACTACTCTGTGTAATGGAAAACACCTTCCATCCCCTGCACATCACACTGGTGTTAGACCAGATCACCTTCGGTCGTAGCCCTTAGACCACTGAGGTgcagcacaaaacacaacaggagaTCTTTTCTATCACATACTGTACAGCTCCTCCCGTCTCTGCAAGAAGGACAGCCTAAACGTCGTGGGCACTGATCACTGAACAATAATATCAACATTGTTTACAAAGTTTCTTTATCAATTGTATATGAAAGATCAATTTCTTTGGATTGCAAAATTAGAATTTCATGTGCAAACTTTTAGGTTCATGAGCAGATTTCATTATCAAATATAAATAATCAACTTTCATGAGCAATGTTAATTGTCAcctgtaatattttaatattatgtgCAATATTGCCAACTTTACTTCTTACTGTTTTGGTCTTATTCTGGTAacttagttgtttttgttttgtttttgtgtaatgtaTAATGCATATCTTATTTATACTGCGTTTGCACTGGATTTATTCCCATGTTATGGGAATTTGTTATGTAGAGTATGATACATATTAACACAATGAACAGTATGGATAGAGTGGTATGGACACATTAagtatataaatacaataatccATAGGTGATAGGAGTGTTCcacataaataacaataataagacACATCAGAATATAAAgttaatgagaaaacacagtaTAAACAGTGTAAACAATAGATATGAGATGTGAGATACGTATAGTATAAACACAGTATGAACAGTGTGGTGTTTAGTCCTTacagagagtaaaaaaaaaaatcaccagccCTGCTAAAAAAATTTAACTGTTCAGCACTGAATACATTAATCTGGTAATAAATTTTGCGTTTTCTGCGACCACGCCTATCATTTGACCTGCAATTATATTCGAACCGTCTCGCTTGCCGTACCGGGGCGGGATGTAAGTGTTCTGCAGTTAGGCTACATCAATATACTCGTGAGCTACAGGCTGCATCatcgcagatttttttttaaaccaatatCTAGGTTTTATGATGGTGAAATAATTTAATTCTGGGCGAAATCATGTTCCAGGTCAATG
This portion of the Amphiprion ocellaris isolate individual 3 ecotype Okinawa chromosome 19, ASM2253959v1, whole genome shotgun sequence genome encodes:
- the fn3krp gene encoding ketosamine-3-kinase encodes the protein MEAKLKKELGTNMLKSTGHSGGGCISEGQSYDTDFGRVFVKINHKSEAKLMFDGEMASLEAIVKTQTVKVPKPIKVIELDRGGCAFVMEHLDMKGLSKYSKQLGEQLADMHLHNKRQLEKLDKEQQTVGKGAGQSEVTVVEKFGFDGVTCCGYIPQVNEWQDDWVTFYSQQRLQHHINLVEQSYGDREARELWAKLQLKIPQFFSDVEIVPALLHGDLWTGNVAESADGPVIFDPASFYGHSEFELGIAGMFGSFSRSFYSAYHEKIPQAPGFAKRNQLYQIFHYLNHWNHFGGGYRGSSIRVMKDLLK
- the arl16 gene encoding ADP-ribosylation factor-like protein 16: MSNKQTCLLLGATGVGKTLLVKRLQMINLHGLGELGTPPPTLPTVGTNLTDLTLKRKKVTVRELGGCMGPIWPSYFKDCSSVIFMVDSANIAQVSSSCIQLLSVLSAEPLRNASVLILFNKRDMPCIMSLIEIKSLFRIDDIIASATQPITTLELSARSGQGLQEVLRWLESVAVK